From a single Arachis hypogaea cultivar Tifrunner chromosome 3, arahy.Tifrunner.gnm2.J5K5, whole genome shotgun sequence genomic region:
- the LOC112735611 gene encoding ABC transporter G family member 1-like yields the protein MNKLLDPSTESHIGITEGEGITVTWENLWVTVADGKKTKPILEGLTGYAQPGRLLAIMGPSGCGKSTLLDALSGRLSPNIKHKGNILINGHKQELAYGISGYVTQDDALLSTLTAQETLYYSAQLQFSDSMPISEKKERADVTLREMGLQNAINTRVGGWGSKGLSGGQKRRLSICIEILTHPRLLFLDEPTSGLDSAASYYVMRRIANLVQKDGIQRTIVASIHQPSSEIFELFHHLCLLSSGKTVYFGPAFDANQFFASNGFPCPTLHNPSDHYLRIINKDFEQDAEEGFGSGITAEEAINILVKSYSLSQIKNKVNTEVANINQSDSGAVEKKRVHADFLTQCLVLIRRSALNYFRDLSNYWLRLAVFIAIALSLGSIYYDIGFGVGSIQARGSLLTFFISLLSFMTLVGGFAPMLEEIKVFERERLNGHYGVTAFLTGNTFSAVPYMLIVTMVPGLISYYLCGLQKGLFHNGAEHLIYFVSVLFAIVMWVESLMLVVGSVSPNYVIGMFIAGGVQGIMILVCGFYRLPNDIPKPLWKYPLYYLSFQKYALQGYFKNEFEGLTFVIGHNMNISGREILRETWHVEMGHSKWLDLGILFVMILVYRMLFLAITKSKEKLKPVFAAITARLESPAII from the exons ATGAACAAGCTTCTTGATCCCTCAACAGAAAGCCACATAGGCATTACTGAGGGAGAAGGTATAACAGTGACATGGGAGAACTTGTGGGTCACTGTTGCTGATGGAAAGAAAACGAAACCAATTCTGGAAGGTCTTACCGGTTATGCACAACCAGGGAGGCTTTTGGCTATAATGGGACCTTCTGGTTGTGGCAAATCCACACTTCTTGATGCCTTATCAG GAAGATTGAGcccaaacataaagcataaaggGAATATTCTAATAAATGGGCACAAACAAGAACTGGCTTATGGAATATCA GGATATGTAACACAGGATGATGCTTTGCTTTCAACTTTAACAGCTCAGGAGACTTTATACTACTCAGCTCAGCTTCAGTTCTCTGATTCCATGCCCATatcagagaagaaggaaagagctGATGTAACTCTTAGGGAAATGGGTCTGCAAAATGCCATTAACACAAGGGTTGGAGGATGGGGTTCTAAAGGACTCAGTGGGGGACAGAAGAGGAGACTAAGCATCTGCATTGAGATCTTAACACATCCAAGACTCTTGTTTCTTGATGAACCAACAAGTGGACTTGATAGTGCAGCTTCTTATTATGTCATGAGAAGAATTGCTAACCTTGTTCAGAAAGATGGCATTCAAAGGACTATTGTTGCATCTATTCATCAACCTAGCAGTGAAATTTTTGAACTCTTCCATCACCTTTGTCTTCTGTCTTCTGGTAAAACTGTATATTTTGGTCCTGCCTTTGATGCTAATCAG TTTTTTGCTTCAAATGGTTTTCCTTGTCCAACACTCCATAACCCTTCTGATCATTACTTGAGGATCATAAACAAAGATTTTGAACAG GATGCTGAAGAAGGCTTTGGTAGTGGAATAACGGCAGAGGAAGCTATTAATATTCTTGTGAAGTCTTATAGCTTGTCTCAGATTAAAAACAAAGTCAATACAGAAGTGGCAAACATAAACCAAAGT GATTCTGGTGCAGTAGAGAAGAAGAGGGTCCATGCTGACTTCCTGACTCAGTGCCTTGTTCTTATAAGAAGATCTGCACTGAATTATTTCCGCGACTTGAGCAATTACTGGCTGCGCCTTGCTGTGTTTATTGCAATAGCTCTAAGCTTGGGCTCTATCTACTATGATATTGGCTTTGGTGTTGGATCTATTCAG GCTAGAGGATCTCTGCTTACTTttttcatttcccttttgtctttCATGACACTTGTTGGTGGATTTGCTCCAATGCTAGAGGAAATCAAG GTATTTGAAAGAGAGAGATTGAATGGACACTATGGAGTTACAGCATTTCTCACAGGGAACACATTTTCTGCTGTTCCATACATGCTAATAGTAACCATGGTTCCGGGACTAATATCCTATTACCTTTGTGGACTCCAGAAAGGACTATTCCACAATGGAGCAGAACACTTGATATACTTTGTATCAGTGCTATTTGCCATAGTTATGTGGGTTGAGAGCCTCATGCTTGTTGTAGGAAGTGTGTCCCCTAACTATGTTATAGGCATGTTCATTGCTGGTGGAGTCCAAGGAATCATGATCCTAGTTTGTGGATTCTATAGGTTACCAAATGATATTCCAAAACCCTTATGGAAATACCCTTTGTATTATCTGTCATTTCAAAAGTATGCACTCCAAGGGTATTTCAAGAATGAATTTGAAGGCTTAACATTTGTGATTGGTCATAACATGAACATTAGTGGTAGGGAAATACTAAGAGAGACATGGCATGTGGAAATGGGACACTCTAAGTGGCTTGATCTTGGAATCTTGTTTGTAATGATTCTTGTGTACAGAATGCTGTTCTTGGCAATCACTAAGAGCAAGGAGAAGTTGAAGCCTGTTTTTGCTGCTATTACTGCTAGACTTGAGTCACCAGCAATCATATAA